The genomic region ATAAATGGTATTTTCCCTCCTAACGCTCATGCTCCCAAACATATTAACCCCCCATAGCACCCATGCCACAACCACGATAATATCTAAAGGCCACATCAATTCGGCGTATTCTTTAGATTGAGTAAGACCAGCAAACAGGCTAATAACCCCTAGAATTAAAAGAAGAATCCAGAGCCAAAAATGCAATAACCCTACAATTTTCAAAAAAGGGTGTTGGTAATAAGTGATTTTAAGCACCCTTTGACCGATATAATACCAACTCGCCCAAATCCCTCCAAGAGTGAAACCATAGATCACCGCATTCGTGTGTAAAGGGCGTAAGCGGCCAAAAACGCCATACTCCCCTGCAATGTAATTCAAGTTAGGGAAAGACAATTCAAAAGCTAACACGATCCCTATTAACATGCCTATTATCCCAAAGCCAACCATCGCATAAAGAAACAATTTGCTAATGGAATAATCATAACTCAAAGGCACATTTTCTTGCATGCAATACTCCTATTTGTAGTAAATTCAACAAAGACAAATGTAATTATAAAATTTTATCTTTTTCAAAAAGCTTAATTTTTAATCTTTTTCTGTAACATTGTAATAACTTAATCCCATTTGAATGGCATTTTTAAGCCAAATTATTACTATCTTTGGCTAAAGGTTAAACATGATTAAACAAACTCTCACCATTCTTGCCCCTTTTTTTATCGCAACGCTGTTGTATTTTTTAGGCGCACCGGACGGGCTAAACCCTAACGCATGGCTTTATTTTTGTATTTTCATAGGCATGATTATAGGGCTAGTTTTAGAGCCGGTGCCATCAGGTTTGATAGCATTAAGCGCGTTAGTGCTGTGTATAGCGTTAAAAATTGGGGCGAGCGATGAGGTAGCGAGCGCTAATAAGGCCATTTCGTGGGGTTTGAGCGGGTATGCGAATAAAACGGTGTGGCTTGTGTTTGTCGCTTTTATTTTGGGTTTAGGGTATGAAAAAAGCTTGTTAGGGAAACGGATCGCTCTTTTACTCATTAGGTTTTTAGGGCAAACCCCTTTAGGTTTAGGCTATGCGATTGGTTTGAGCGAATTGTGTCTAGCCCCCTTTATCCCTAGCAATTCCGCTAGAAGTGGGGGCATACTCTATCCCATCGTTTCTTCTATCCCGCCTTTAATGGGTTCTACTCCTAATAATAACCCTGACAAAATCGGCGCGTATTTGATGTGGGTCGCTTTGGCTTCAACTTGCATCACTTCGTCCATGTTTTTAACCGCGCTCGCTCCTAACCCCCTAGCAATGGAAATCGCTGCCAAAATGGGCGTGAATGAAATCTCATGGTTTTCGTGGTTTTTAGCGTTCTTGCCTTGTGGGGTGGTTTTGATCTTGCTTGTGCCTTTATTGGCGTATAAAACCTGCAAACCCACCTTAAAAGGCTCAAAAGAAGTGAGTTTGTGGGCCAAAAAAGAATTAGAGGGCATGGGGAGGTTTTCTTTAAAAGAAATTTTAATGCTCAGCCTCACTTTATTGGCTTTATTGGGTTGGATTTTTGGCAAACCTTTAGGTTTGCATGCGAGCGCAACGGCTTTGATTGTCATGGTTTTAATGGTGTTTTGTAAGATTGTAAGCTATGAAGACATCATTAAAAACAAGAGCGCGTTTAACATTTTTTTATTGCTGGGATCGCTGCTCACGATGGCTGGCGGGCTTAAAAATGTAGGGTTTTTAAATTTTATCGGCAATGCGGCTCAAAATTTTTTAGAGCATGCTAACTTGGATCCGTTAATAGCGGTATTGTTTATTGTAGCCTTATTCTATCTGTCGCACTATTTTTTCGCTAGCATCACCGCTCATGTGAGCGCGTTATTCGCGCTTTTTGTAGGGATTGGTTCGCATATTCAAGGGGTCAATTTGCAAGAATTGAGCTTGTTTTTAATGCTTTCTTTAGGGATTATGGGGATTTTAACGCCCTATGGCACAGGCCCATCCACCATTTATTACGGGAGCGGGTATATTCAAAGCAAGGATTTTTGGAAATGGGGGTTTATTTTTGGCTTTTTGTATTTGATCGTGTTTTTAAGCGTGTGCATACCTTGGGTCAAATTCATCGCTTATAGGTGGTTGTAGTTGGAAACTTTACACAACGCCCTTTTAGAATGGTATGAAGAATGTGGGCGAAAGGATTTACCTTTTAGGAATTTAAAGGGCATTAACGCTCCTTATGAAGTCTATATCAGTGAAGTGATGAGCCAACAAACCCAAATCAACACGGTGGTTGAGCGTTTTTATTCCCCTTTTTTAGAAGCTTTCCCCACTTTAAAAGACTTAGCGAACGCTCAATTAGAAGAGGTTTTATTGCTTTGGAGAGGGCTTGGCTATTATTCAAGGGCTAAAAATTTAAAAAAAAGCGCTGAAATTTGCGTTAAAGAACACCACTCACAACTACCCAATGACTATCAAAGCCTGTTGAAACTCCCCGGGATTGGCGCATACACGGCTAATGCGATTTTATGTTTTGGCTTTAGAGAAAAGAGCGCATGCGTGGATACCAATATCAAGCGCGTGCTTTTAAGGCTCTTTGGTTTGGATCCTAATATCCACGCTAAAGACTTACAAATTAAGGCGAATGACTTTCTTAATCCTAATGAAAGCTTTAATCATAACCAAGCCCTAATTGATCTAGGGGCTTTAATCTGCTCCCCTAAACCCAAATGCGCGATTTGCCCTTTCAATCCTTATTGTTTAGGAAAAAACCACCTAGAAAAACACACGCTTAAGAAAAAACAAGAAATCGTTCAAGAAGAGCGTTACTTGGGCGTTGTGATCCAAAATAACCAAATCGCTTTAGAAAAAATAGAGCAAAAACTCTATTTGGGGATGCACCATTTCCCTAATTTAAAAGAAAATTTAGAATGCAAACTCCCCTTTTTAGGCGCCATCAAACACAGCCACACTAAATTCAAGCTCAATTTAAACCTCTATTCAGCCACAATAAAGGATCTAAAAAACCCCGTTCGTTTTTATAGTC from Helicobacter pylori harbors:
- a CDS encoding DASS family sodium-coupled anion symporter codes for the protein MIKQTLTILAPFFIATLLYFLGAPDGLNPNAWLYFCIFIGMIIGLVLEPVPSGLIALSALVLCIALKIGASDEVASANKAISWGLSGYANKTVWLVFVAFILGLGYEKSLLGKRIALLLIRFLGQTPLGLGYAIGLSELCLAPFIPSNSARSGGILYPIVSSIPPLMGSTPNNNPDKIGAYLMWVALASTCITSSMFLTALAPNPLAMEIAAKMGVNEISWFSWFLAFLPCGVVLILLVPLLAYKTCKPTLKGSKEVSLWAKKELEGMGRFSLKEILMLSLTLLALLGWIFGKPLGLHASATALIVMVLMVFCKIVSYEDIIKNKSAFNIFLLLGSLLTMAGGLKNVGFLNFIGNAAQNFLEHANLDPLIAVLFIVALFYLSHYFFASITAHVSALFALFVGIGSHIQGVNLQELSLFLMLSLGIMGILTPYGTGPSTIYYGSGYIQSKDFWKWGFIFGFLYLIVFLSVCIPWVKFIAYRWL
- a CDS encoding adenine-specific DNA glycosylase yields the protein METLHNALLEWYEECGRKDLPFRNLKGINAPYEVYISEVMSQQTQINTVVERFYSPFLEAFPTLKDLANAQLEEVLLLWRGLGYYSRAKNLKKSAEICVKEHHSQLPNDYQSLLKLPGIGAYTANAILCFGFREKSACVDTNIKRVLLRLFGLDPNIHAKDLQIKANDFLNPNESFNHNQALIDLGALICSPKPKCAICPFNPYCLGKNHLEKHTLKKKQEIVQEERYLGVVIQNNQIALEKIEQKLYLGMHHFPNLKENLECKLPFLGAIKHSHTKFKLNLNLYSATIKDLKNPVRFYSLKDLETLPISSMTLKILHFLKQKNLFGG